A stretch of Cryptococcus neoformans var. neoformans JEC21 chromosome 10 sequence DNA encodes these proteins:
- a CDS encoding transporter, putative: protein MSDAQAYFIEQPTEAGPKMIDLIEKQAPGDNPAVGDQELTAAPPTSFPQGPPPPPDGGFHAWATVAGSFLAMFVQFGLANSFGVFQSYYEENQLSNLSSSKISWIGGLQQFLLFFGGLFTGRIFDAHGAHILLLPGSLILTTSLMLTSLCYDYYQFILCQGIFFGIGSSLVFHSGIAVPAQWFAKRRALAMGIAVSGSGLGGTLWPIALNRMFNDIGFGWTLRTVGFISLFLLTLSNLLIRTRLPRRNPVPWNAYLQHLKDIPFVLFAFSVAFVFFGLFTPFFYVTTNAARVGTSSAITFYCLSFINAGSTIGRLLAGAGDYIGRMNLAIFSSLVSGILLLAFWIPLSTAPAIIGFSVVYGFFAGLFISLIPACIGQISHHHEVGLRLGLAWGIASVFALFGPPISGALISNYGGGAKGYEMAGVFSGVVVLAGTVFAAGSRFCLNREVFAVM from the exons ATGAGTGATGCTCAAGCCTATTTCATTGAGCAGCCGACTGAAGCGGGGCCCAAGATGATTGATCTCATCGAGAAACAAGCACCAGGAGATAACCCGGCGGTGGGCGACCAGGAATTAACGGCGGCGCCTCCCACCTCTTTCCCGCAAGGACCTCCACCCCCTCCGGACGGAGGATTCCATGCCTGGGCAACTGTGGCCGGCTCATTCCTCGCGATGTTTGTTCAATTCGGCTTAG CCAACAGTTTCGGTGTATTCCAATCGTATTATGAGGAGAATCAGCTTTCAAACTTATCGTCTTCGAAGATCAGTTGGATCGGTGGTCTGCAACAATTCTTGCTGTTCTTTGGC GGTTTGTTCACCGGAAGGATCTTTGATGCTCATGGAGCCCATATCCTTCTGTTACCCGGATctctcattctcaccaCCAGTCTCATGTTAACTTCAC TGTGTTACGATTACTACCAATTCATCCTTTGTCAAGGAATCTTTTTCGGCATTGGCTCGAGCTTGGTATTTCATTCTGGTATCGCTGTACCTGCCCAATGGTTCGCCAAACGACGAGCGCTTGCTATGGGTATCGCAGTCAGTGGTTCAGGGCTCGGGGGTACCCTATGGCCGATTGCTTTGAACAGGATGTTCAATGATATTG GATTTGGCTGGACGCTCCGTACAGTTGGGTTCatcagcctcttcctccttacTCTATCCAACCTCCTTATCCGTACCCGCCTTCCACGAAGGAATCCAGTTCCATGGAATGCCTATTTGCAACACCTCAAAGACATTCCTTTTGttctctttgccttttctgTAGcattcgtcttcttcgg TTTGTTCACGCCGTTCTTCTATGTCACCACCAATGCCGCTCGAGTAGGCACCTCCAGTGCTATCACTTTTTATTGTTTGTCATTCATCAATGCCGGATCGACGATTGGTCGTTTGCTCGCTGGCGCGGGTGATTATATCGGGAG GATGAATCTCgccatcttttcctccctcgTCTCCggcatcctcctcctcgctttcTGGATCCCCCTCTCCACTGCTCCCGCCATCATCGGCTTCTCCGTCGTCTATGGCTTCTTTGCCGGTCTATTCATCTCCCTCATACCAGCGTGTATCGGACAAATCTCACATCATCACGAGGTTGGACTCCGGCTCGGTCTCGCATGGGGAATCGCATCCGTCTTTGCCCTCTTTGGACCGCCGATTAGTGGAGCGTTGATCTCGAATTATGGAGGGGGAGCGAAGGGGTATGAGATGGCCGGGGTGTTTAGTGGGGTGGTGGTGCTTGCCGGGACCGTATTTGCGGCTGGTTCGAGATTTTGTTTGAACAGAGAGGTGTTTGCGGTGATGTAG